The following coding sequences lie in one Candidatus Nealsonbacteria bacterium genomic window:
- a CDS encoding ribonuclease HI family protein, with amino-acid sequence MKKVIIYTDGASRGNPGSASVGVAICNEKGEIVKTYSHYLGEDITNNEAEYQAVIHALKKFTALFGKQLAKKSEVEIRADSELLVKQIKGEYKVSNPRIQDLFIQLWNLKTEYAKVDFKLIPREKNKEADRLANEALDEQKRSTLF; translated from the coding sequence ATGAAAAAAGTAATAATCTATACAGATGGAGCATCAAGGGGAAACCCTGGTTCTGCTTCTGTAGGTGTGGCAATTTGTAATGAAAAGGGGGAGATTGTAAAGACTTATTCTCATTATCTAGGAGAAGATATTACTAACAATGAAGCGGAATACCAGGCTGTTATTCATGCTCTTAAGAAATTTACAGCACTATTTGGTAAGCAGTTAGCTAAGAAGTCAGAAGTTGAAATAAGGGCTGACTCCGAGTTGTTGGTAAAGCAAATTAAGGGGGAATATAAAGTATCAAATCCAAGAATTCAAGATCTTTTCATACAACTATGGAATTTAAAAACTGAATATGCTAAAGTTGATTTTAAGCTTATTCCAAGAGAGAAGAATAAGGAAGCTGATAGATTGGCCAACGAAGCTTTAGATGAGCAAAAAAGATCTACTTTATTTTAA
- the murJ gene encoding murein biosynthesis integral membrane protein MurJ: protein MIERILNSRAKTITFAAFLLGLSTFISGLLGILKLRLLASQFELHDLDSYFVAFRFPDLISATLITGGIIVSFLPLFSQYFQKRKEDAWELTNNIISVAITIFSFLCAIVWLFAPFFVDIIVPGFTGPQKELAVSLTRIMFISPLIFSISAVFSGVLQYFDRFLIYALAPIFYNSGIIFGIVVLSRFFETPIYGVAYGVVLGAFLHLLIQIPPAIKCGYKFKFIFNLKDPGIRRMGRLMIPRMVGQASSQISLIAITFIASFLAVGSVAIFNFANNLYLFPVAIIGVSFAVAAFPSFSKHLANGEKRSFFNNFSAAFRRIIFIMLPVSLMTLILRAQIVRLALGGGDFDWAETRLTAAALGVFSLAILFSSFIPLIVRVFFSLQDTRTPAIASVASVVLNIISAFVFTFLFREGGFLHPFIYTIFKLEGIPDIQVVGLAFAVSLATTFQFFLLLYFLKKRMPDLPFMGIWNSFKKTLFASLVMIVASYFTLKLAVVFVELTTFWAVLFQATFSFSMGVIVYLTVLHSLKSRELKGIILSVKKQLKIKNDKRKY, encoded by the coding sequence ATGATTGAGAGAATATTAAATTCAAGGGCAAAAACTATAACTTTTGCAGCATTTCTTCTTGGCCTATCTACTTTTATTAGTGGGCTATTGGGAATTTTGAAGCTACGTCTTTTAGCTAGTCAATTTGAGCTTCATGACTTAGATAGTTATTTCGTCGCTTTTCGTTTTCCCGATCTTATTTCAGCAACTTTGATAACCGGAGGCATAATTGTCTCTTTTTTACCTTTATTTTCTCAATATTTTCAAAAAAGGAAAGAAGATGCCTGGGAGTTAACCAATAATATTATAAGTGTAGCTATTACGATTTTCAGCTTTTTATGTGCTATAGTATGGCTATTTGCACCATTCTTTGTTGATATCATTGTTCCAGGATTTACCGGTCCTCAAAAAGAATTAGCAGTTTCTCTGACTAGGATAATGTTTATTAGTCCTTTGATTTTTTCAATTTCGGCCGTTTTTTCAGGAGTTTTACAATACTTTGATCGTTTTTTGATTTATGCGTTAGCTCCAATCTTTTATAATTCCGGAATCATTTTTGGTATTGTGGTCCTTTCTAGATTTTTTGAAACTCCGATATATGGTGTTGCATACGGCGTAGTCTTGGGAGCATTTTTACATCTTTTAATACAGATACCCCCTGCGATAAAGTGTGGTTATAAATTTAAATTCATTTTTAATTTAAAAGATCCGGGAATTAGGAGAATGGGTAGGCTTATGATTCCTAGGATGGTTGGGCAAGCCTCTTCGCAAATAAGCTTGATTGCTATTACATTTATCGCATCTTTTCTAGCTGTAGGCAGTGTGGCCATTTTTAATTTTGCTAATAATCTTTATTTATTTCCGGTGGCAATAATTGGAGTTTCTTTTGCAGTGGCCGCTTTTCCAAGTTTTTCTAAGCATTTAGCCAACGGCGAAAAAAGAAGTTTTTTCAATAATTTTTCGGCCGCTTTCCGAAGGATTATTTTTATAATGCTTCCAGTTAGCTTAATGACTCTTATTCTAAGAGCACAAATTGTAAGATTGGCGCTTGGAGGCGGAGACTTTGATTGGGCTGAAACTCGACTTACCGCCGCAGCCTTAGGAGTTTTCTCCTTGGCAATATTGTTTAGCAGTTTTATACCTTTAATTGTAAGAGTTTTCTTTTCACTTCAGGACACCAGAACTCCTGCAATAGCAAGTGTTGCTTCAGTTGTCTTGAATATTATTTCCGCCTTTGTGTTTACTTTTCTTTTTAGAGAGGGAGGATTTTTGCATCCATTTATCTACACTATTTTCAAATTAGAAGGAATACCTGATATTCAAGTAGTCGGACTAGCTTTTGCTGTTTCACTTGCCACTACATTCCAATTTTTTTTGCTTTTGTATTTTTTGAAAAAAAGAATGCCGGACCTTCCTTTTATGGGCATTTGGAATTCTTTTAAAAAAACTTTATTTGCTTCTTTGGTGATGATAGTGGCTTCTTATTTCACATTAAAGTTAGCGGTAGTTTTCGTTGAACTAACGACTTTTTGGGCGGTATTGTTTCAAGCCACTTTTTCCTTTAGTATGGGAGTTATAGTATATTTAACCGTTTTACACTCACTAAAGTCACGAGAATTAAAGGGAATCATTCTTTCAGTTAAAAAACAATTAAAAATAAAAAATGATAAAAGGAAATATTAG
- the prfB gene encoding peptide chain release factor 2 has translation MFDIEDKKKRIKQIDYEFSDPEFWDNKEKVAELNIEFSSLKEEVERIESLYEELNDLEDLSNLEMDHQMLLDLINKAKDFKKRIGKEEIKVLLSQKYDKRNALIHIFAGAGGQDSQDWATILLRMYERYSESQGFKVRIINQSFGEAGGPDGRIGTKEVILEVRGKYVFGILRPERGVHRLVRLSPFSSKSLRHTSFAMVDVLPEIDEKDDRIDINPDEIKVDTFKASSPGGQNVNKRETAIRITHIPTGIVATSQNERMQSVNKEKAMKILMSRLIRHDEEKREKEIQKIKGEKIDFGWGSQIRSYVLHPYKMVKDLRTGVETSDPESVLEGNLDEFIEAGIRWSHQQKKKQIIK, from the coding sequence ATCTTTGACATTGAAGATAAAAAAAAGAGAATTAAGCAGATAGATTATGAATTTTCTGATCCTGAATTTTGGGATAATAAAGAAAAAGTTGCTGAGCTAAACATAGAGTTTAGTTCTCTTAAAGAAGAGGTGGAGAGAATTGAATCTCTCTATGAAGAGCTTAATGACCTTGAGGATCTTTCGAATCTTGAAATGGATCATCAAATGTTATTGGACCTTATAAATAAGGCAAAAGACTTTAAAAAAAGAATAGGAAAAGAAGAGATTAAGGTTCTTCTCTCTCAAAAATATGACAAGCGTAATGCTTTAATACATATTTTTGCTGGAGCAGGAGGACAAGATTCACAAGACTGGGCTACTATACTTTTGAGGATGTATGAAAGATATTCAGAATCGCAAGGATTTAAGGTTCGAATAATTAATCAGTCCTTTGGAGAAGCAGGAGGTCCAGATGGTAGAATTGGAACTAAAGAAGTAATTTTAGAGGTTAGGGGTAAATATGTATTTGGCATTTTAAGACCAGAAAGGGGAGTTCATCGATTAGTAAGACTGTCACCATTTTCATCCAAGAGTCTTAGACATACTTCTTTTGCGATGGTTGATGTTTTACCTGAGATTGATGAAAAGGATGACCGTATTGATATTAATCCAGATGAGATAAAGGTGGATACATTTAAAGCATCTAGTCCGGGAGGTCAAAATGTAAATAAAAGAGAGACAGCCATCAGAATAACCCATATCCCAACCGGAATAGTAGCTACTTCACAGAACGAGAGAATGCAGAGTGTAAACAAGGAAAAAGCAATGAAAATATTAATGTCTAGATTGATTCGTCATGACGAAGAAAAGCGAGAAAAAGAAATTCAAAAAATAAAAGGAGAAAAAATTGATTTCGGATGGGGTAGTCAAATAAGATCGTATGTCCTTCATCCGTATAAGATGGTAAAAGATTTAAGAACTGGAGTTGAAACATCAGATCCCGAATCAGTTCTTGAAGGAAATTTAGATGAATTCATTGAGGCTGGAATTAGATGGTCGCATCAGCAAAAAAAGAAACAAATTATTAAATAA
- a CDS encoding septum formation initiator family protein: MIRGLKRKKEKKSLEMRAISFLFSFAVIFLIFLLLVSNIRIHQRRSELKAQIEIKEQEMNELRLRADYLEGINLTEEDYLIEKMAREQLLLKKEGEEVVVFSFPEEVEEKEKEVISEFIWWNPLTWKIR, from the coding sequence ATGATAAGAGGTTTAAAAAGAAAAAAAGAAAAGAAGTCTTTAGAGATGAGAGCAATTTCTTTTTTATTCTCTTTTGCTGTAATATTTTTAATTTTTTTACTATTGGTTTCAAATATTAGGATACACCAAAGAAGGTCTGAACTCAAGGCTCAGATTGAAATAAAAGAGCAGGAAATGAATGAGTTAAGATTAAGAGCCGATTATTTAGAGGGCATTAATCTAACAGAAGAAGACTATTTAATAGAAAAAATGGCTCGTGAGCAGTTGCTTCTTAAAAAGGAGGGCGAGGAGGTGGTAGTTTTTTCTTTTCCCGAGGAAGTAGAAGAAAAAGAAAAGGAAGTTATTTCAGAATTCATTTGGTGGAATCCTCTAACTTGGAAAATTCGTTAG
- the lepA gene encoding translation elongation factor 4 encodes MIKGNIRNFSIIAHIDHGKSTLADRILELTGTVTRDKMQEQFLDNMELERERGITIKLQPVRMNYKSNGQEYIINMIDTPGHVDFSYEVSRSLAAVEGVVLLVDATKGIQAQTLANLELAQKQKLVIIPVINKIDLPGARTDDVAEDISEIIDVHPDQVLRISAKNNINVDKVLEEIITKIPAPEADDQKPLRALIFDSKYDSFKGVLSYCRVVEGVMKRGDRVYLIATNAKGDAKEIGYFLPALTSKPEIKSGEMGYIATGIKEPGMVRVGDTITQLENRGISPLPGYKELNPVVFVSFYPESNDDFGLLREALEKLKLTDPALTFEPEFKEVLGRGFRCGFLGSLHVEIISERLRREFDLELVISSPSVVYKIIDNKDKEKLIMSASDWPDPSGIKETQEPWVLLEIMTPASYMGGIMELLNVFGGKYIDTKYFKGDKIMIVYETPLRKIITGFHDKVKSITQGYASFNYNIIGFRKGDLVKLEVLVGFNVEEAFSKIIAKDEAFTEGRKLVEKLKEVLPSQQFSLAIQARIYGKIIARETVKAKRRDVTAPLYGGDVTRKRKLLERQKKGKKKLQERSDRINIPTESYLKVFKD; translated from the coding sequence ATGATAAAAGGAAATATTAGAAATTTTTCAATAATAGCTCATATCGACCATGGTAAATCAACTTTGGCTGATAGGATTCTTGAGTTAACTGGAACCGTCACTCGAGATAAAATGCAGGAGCAGTTTTTGGACAATATGGAACTGGAAAGAGAAAGGGGGATCACTATCAAACTTCAGCCTGTAAGAATGAATTACAAATCTAATGGGCAAGAGTATATAATTAATATGATTGATACTCCTGGTCACGTTGATTTTTCCTATGAAGTTTCTCGGTCTTTGGCTGCAGTTGAGGGTGTTGTACTATTGGTGGATGCTACCAAAGGCATACAGGCTCAAACTTTAGCTAATTTAGAATTAGCCCAGAAGCAAAAGCTAGTGATTATTCCAGTTATAAATAAGATTGATCTTCCGGGGGCTAGAACCGATGATGTTGCTGAAGATATTTCAGAAATTATAGATGTTCACCCCGATCAAGTTTTAAGAATATCAGCTAAAAATAATATAAATGTAGACAAAGTCCTTGAAGAAATTATTACAAAAATACCAGCTCCTGAGGCTGATGATCAAAAACCATTAAGAGCATTAATATTTGATTCTAAATATGATTCCTTTAAGGGCGTGTTATCTTATTGTCGAGTTGTTGAGGGGGTTATGAAAAGAGGCGATAGAGTATATCTAATTGCTACAAATGCCAAGGGTGATGCCAAAGAGATTGGATATTTTCTCCCAGCCCTTACCTCTAAACCAGAAATAAAGTCAGGGGAGATGGGATACATAGCGACAGGCATTAAAGAACCTGGAATGGTTCGAGTTGGAGACACTATTACTCAACTGGAAAATAGAGGCATTAGTCCTCTTCCAGGATACAAGGAATTAAATCCAGTAGTCTTTGTAAGTTTTTATCCAGAGAGTAACGATGATTTCGGCCTCTTAAGAGAGGCTCTTGAAAAATTAAAATTAACTGATCCCGCATTAACCTTTGAGCCTGAATTTAAAGAAGTTCTGGGCAGAGGTTTTCGTTGCGGATTCTTAGGGTCTTTGCATGTTGAAATTATATCCGAGAGATTACGTCGAGAGTTTGACTTAGAATTGGTCATTTCTTCACCCTCAGTTGTTTATAAGATAATAGACAATAAGGATAAAGAGAAACTCATAATGTCTGCGTCAGATTGGCCAGACCCATCAGGTATAAAAGAAACCCAAGAGCCTTGGGTGTTGCTAGAAATTATGACTCCAGCTAGCTATATGGGCGGAATAATGGAGCTTTTAAATGTCTTTGGGGGTAAGTATATTGATACTAAATATTTTAAAGGAGACAAAATAATGATAGTTTATGAAACTCCTTTAAGAAAGATAATTACTGGTTTTCATGACAAGGTTAAGAGTATTACTCAAGGATATGCTTCATTCAATTATAATATAATTGGATTTAGAAAGGGGGATTTAGTGAAACTGGAAGTCCTAGTTGGTTTTAATGTTGAGGAGGCTTTTTCAAAAATAATTGCCAAAGACGAAGCTTTTACCGAGGGTAGAAAACTTGTTGAAAAATTAAAAGAAGTTCTTCCGTCTCAACAATTCTCTTTAGCAATCCAAGCTAGAATTTATGGTAAGATAATTGCTCGCGAGACAGTTAAAGCAAAACGAAGAGATGTAACCGCTCCTCTTTATGGAGGAGACGTTACTAGAAAGAGAAAACTTCTGGAACGTCAGAAGAAAGGAAAGAAGAAACTCCAAGAAAGAAGCGACAGAATCAACATCCCTACGGAGAGTTACTTAAAAGTTTTTAAGGATTAG